CACCTCGGTGCTGCTCGCCGACGAGATCAACCGCGCGACCCCCAAGACCCAGTCGGCTCTGCTGGAGGCCATGGCCGAGTTCCAGGTCACGGTGGACGGCGAGACGCGGCCCCTGCCGCGCCCCTTCGTGGTGCTCGCCACGCAGAACCCCGTCGAGATGGACGGCACTTACCGCCTGCCCGAGGCTCAGCTCGACCGCTTTTTGGTGCGGGTCGCGCTCGGGTACCCCGAGCTCGAGGAGGAGGTCGAGATGCTCCTCCGGATGCGCGAGCACCACGCCCTCCAGGACCTGCACCCCGTTTCGAGCCCGGAGGAGGTTCTGGAAGCGCAGGCGGCGGTCCGGCAGGTGCGGGTGGATCCCGAGATCGCCCGGTACATCGTGAACCTGGTACGCCGCACCCGCGTGGCTGAGGGCGTGACCCTCGGGGCGTCGCCGCGCGCCGCTTTAGCCCTGCAGCACCTCGCCATGGCCCTCGCTGCGATCGAAGGGCGGACGTTCGTGCTGCCCGACGACGTGAAGGCTGCCTTCCTTCCCGTGATGGGGCACCGCGTCCTCCTCGAGCCTGAGGCGCGCCTCGAAGGAGTAACGGTGGAAGCAGTCCTCCAAAGCGTTTTGGCCGCCGTGCCGGTCCCGGTGGAGCGCACGTGAGGGAGGCAGTGTGCTTTGGGTTTCGTTGCTTCTCTTCGCCTTCCTCCTGCTTCTTCCGAGCCGCGTGCGCGTGCAGGGTAGGGTGACGGCTCGCCGCGAAGAGACCTTCCCCGGACGGCCGGGAACGGCTCGGCTGGCGCTCGAGCTCATGGCGCCCGTGCCGGTCTATTACCGCGTGGAGTGTGCGGGGGTGGCGGCCTTGGGGTTGCTGCCCCGGCAGTACCTGGGGTTCGGCATGGGGCGCGTGCGGCTCGTGGAGGAGCTGACCCTCTCGCCTCGGCGTCGGGGGGCGCACGCCTTGCCCCGGGTGCGCGTTTTCGTGCGCGACGTGTTCGGGGTTTGGGAGCGTGAGGTGCCGACCGCTGTGATTCAGGGCCAGGTCCGGGTCTACCCCCGCGTCTACCCGGTGCCGCGCCCGGATCTGGCCCTGACGCTGCTCGCGGAAGGGCCGGAGGTGCGGGGGGTGGGGCTCGAGGACCCCACGCAGTTCCGCGGGGTGCGCCCCTACGCGCCGGGGGACCCGGTGCGGCACGTGCACTGGCGGGCCACGGCGCGCGCGGGAACCTTGATGGTACGGGAGTTCGGCCGGGTGCGAGCCACGGGAATCTGGGTGCACCTGGATACGAGCGGGACAGGCGCGGTGTACCTGGACCACGCGGCGGAACTTGCGGCGAGCCTGCTGGTGCGCGCGAACGAGGAGCGGCTCCTGGTGGCGCTCTCCGCGCCGGGGGGCATGGTGCCCCTCGCGCGAGGGGATGAGGCGGTACGGCGGGCGCTGGGGGTGCTCGCCGAGCTCGAGGCGGAGGCGGCGCCGCGCCCGGTGCCCATCCCACCCCCAGGGGTGAACCTGGTGATCCTCACGCAGCACGCGCCCGTCGCGGTGGTGGATGGGGCTTTGAAGGCGCGTTCCCGCGCGGCACGCGTGCACTTGATCGCCCTTCCGGAAGGGTTTTACCTGCGCCCCGGCGAGCGAGGGCGGCCGCTGTTCGGCAAGCCCGACGCGGTCCTGCGCCTCCTGAAAAAACGCGCGGTGCTGGAGCAGGAGGGGGTGTTCGTGCACCTCCTCCGAGGGGACGACGCCCTGGCGCGGCTTTCGGGGTGAGTATGGAGGAACGAGCGGTAGAATAAGCGTATGCTCGAGTACAAACGCTTGGAGATCGGGGACCCGCTCGTGGACGCGGAACTCAAGGATCCCGAGGGGCGCGCCTACCGGTTGTCGGAGTTTAAGGAGCCGTTGCTGGCCGTGATCTTCATGTGCAACCACTGCCCCTACGTCGTGGGGTCGGTGGGTCGCATGGTGGACCTGGCCCGGCGCTATGCGGGCCGCGTGGCCTTCATCGGCATCAACGCCAACGACTACACCCGCTACCCGGACGACTCCCCGGAGGGGATGAAGCGGTTCGCCGCCGAGCACGGGATCCCCTTCCCTTACGTCCTGGATGAGACCCAGAAGGTAGCGAAGGCGTACGGCGCCTTGCGGACCCCGGAGGTTTTTCTGTTCGACGAGCAGCGTACCTTGCGGTACCACGGCCGGATCGACGACTCCCCGCGCGACGCGACCCGCGTGACCGAGCGCAACCTCGAGGACGCGATCCAGGCCCTGTTAGCGGGCCGGGAGCCGCCGAAGGCCCGGGCGGAGGCCGTGGGGTGCACGATCAAGTGGCGGCCGGGCAATGAACCGGAGGTCCGTATCGGGAAATGAGTGATCCGGAAACGATCGATCGTTTCTTTACCCGTTACGGGTGGCGGGTGGAACGCCTTTCGGACGAGGTGTGGCGCACCGCGTTTCGCGGGGACGTCGCCGTCTACCCCCTTTTTGTCAAGCTCACGCCGGAGTTCGTGTACCTCACCATCGTGCCGTTCGTGGTCGCCCCGCGGGCCGAGGCCCGCGAGCGGGTGTACTGGGCGTTGCTGCGGTTCAACCGGGAGATGGCCCTGGCCAAGTTCGCCCTGGACGAGGACGGCGACGTGCTGCTCACCGTTGAGCTTTCCACCACCGGCCTAGACTACCCGCTCTTCGAGGAGGCCCTCACCTTCCTGACCCACTATGCCGACCTCGCCTACCGTGAGGTCCTGAACCTCGCGCAGGACCCCACCAGCCGCAGCCGGTTCGACGACGGCGGGGATGAAGGGTCCTTGCAGGCCTAATTCAACGCACCAACGCCTCCTTCAGAAGGAAGTCGAGGGCCGGCTCGAGGGCCACCTCGTCCAGGCTAAGTTCTTTAGCTGCTTGGAGGGGCGTGAGGCCCTTCGCGAGCGCGGAGAGAAGCCGTAAGGCCTCGGCGTTCTCGCGCTTGAGGCGTTGGGCGAGGTCGGTGAAGGGGTTGAGGGCGTCCTCGCCGCGCAGTGTGAGGAGGTAGCGGCGGTTAAGGCGCGGGGTATAGGGCAGGGGGGTGAGCCCCTCAAGGTACCGCGCGGCCAGGGCCCGGTAGCGGGGGGCGTTCGTGGGCGGATCGACGGGCCGCACGGGTTTGGCAGGCACCCCGAGGGCCAGCATCCCCGGCGGGATCTCGGCGCCCGGCGGGACCACCGCCCCGGCGGCGACGACTGCGCCTTCGCCGATGCGTGCGCGGTTCAGGACCACCGCGCCGATCCCGATCAGCGCACCTTCCGCCACGTGCGCCCCGTGCACGACCGCGCGGTGCCCGACGGTCACGTCTCGCTCGAGCACGCACGGCTCCCCGGGGTCAGCGTGGAGGACCGCGCCGTCCTGTACGTTGCATCCGGGGCCTATGTGGACGCGCTCGAGGTCGGCCCGAACCACCGCGCCGAACCAGATCGAAGCGCCTTCCTCGACCGTGACGGCTCCCACGACGTGCGCGCCGGGCGCGATGAACGCCGTGGGGTGAATTCGGGGCTCGTGATCCTCAAAGCGCCAGATGCTCAAGGGCTTCCTCCAACAAGCGTACGTCTTCCGGAAAGGCCAGCATCCTCCGGGCCTCGTCCGGAGGGAAGAATCCGCACCCGTTCAGTCCCGCCTCCATCCGCACCCGGCCTGCACCGCGCATGAGGAACCAGCGGATCTCGCGCGGCACGCCGCGGGCGTTGATGTACCGGGTGGAGGAGAGCGGGTGCACGATTCTAGCCTCGATCCCCGTCTCTTCCCGCACCTCCCGCACGGCGGCGGCCTCTGGGGTCTCGCCGGGCTCGAGGTGCCCTTTGGGAAAGACCCAGTACCCGTTGGCGTCCCGGATCAGCAGCACCTCGCCCTGGGGGTTGAACACCACCCCGCCCGCGCCGGGAACCGGTTTCGGTTGGCCTTGCATGCACGCCTCCCTCCCCACCCGTTAAGTGTACTTTTGCCGCAGGTAGGTTAGGGTGCCGTCGTCGATCTCGGCGCCGCCCGCGTAGCGTTCCTCGAGGTTCTCCACGCCGATCAGGGCACGGAAGGCCGCCTCGGTGGCTTCGTCCCACGCGCCGGTGACGGGGCCCGTGTAGTACCCTTCCCGCTTGAGGAGGGCTTGCAACCAGCGGATCTCGGCTTCTTGGAGGGGACGGCGGGACTCGGGGCGGGTGAAGAGCAGCCGGTGGACGGATAACAGGCGCTCGAGCTCGGCCACGGGGTCCGGGTGGTCGTCGACCCTGAGGTCGATCCAGCGGTCGCTGAGGCCCCCGTACCCCTTGCCCTCCCCGACCACGAGAAGGGCGGCCGACTGCCGGCCGCGCTTGTCGCCGCCCGCGCGGTCCCCGGCGAGGAGGGCCTTGACCAGCCGCTCGGGGAAGGGAAGGGTCGCGTGGTGCTTGAAGGCCTCCACCATGGCCTGCACCACCTCCGGCCCGGTGAGGAGGTTGCCTTGGGCCGCGTAGTTCTCCCCGGCCTCGCCGCCCGCCCAGGGGTGGCATCCCTCCCCGGTGAAGGTCAGGCTTTCCCCGGAAGCCGCGACGATCCCGAACTGCCGCAGGGGGAGTTCGGGGTCCGTGCGGCGGAAGGCTTCCAGGCACGCCTCGGGGCTGCCGCCGGCCTCCAGGATCGCGAGGGCCTTGGGGCCGAAGGAGGTGTTTGCGTAGGACTGCGTGGCGACCGCACCGACGCCAGCCTTGGCGTAGGGCACCACCGCGCCGACCGCGAGAAACTTGCTGGCCACCGCGACGCCGAGGTCCCCGGTCTCGGGGTCGCGCGCGACAAGGGAGAACGTGCTTACCGGTCCCATACTTCCATGGTAAACCCGGTGTATTGATAGATACACGCGCCAAGGGGGGAGCGCCTTAACGTTTGAGCATGGAGGAGAACAGAAGCGGGTGGGTGTGGATCGTGATCGCGGGGGTGGGGGTGTTGGGGGCGGTGCTTTTGTTCAACATCTCCGCCAGCTTGCAGCGGACGGCGACGGAAGTCAAGGCGCTGAGCGAGCAGGTGGCGAACCTCGAGGCGAGTATCGGGCAGGTGAGGACGGATCTGGAGCGGTTGCAGGCACAGGCGTCGGGGGTTGGGGACGGGATTGGCGCGCAGGTCGAGCCGCAGGAGATGGCCGCCCGGGTGTGGCGGTTGATCCAGTCCCAGAACTACGCGTTTTCCTGGCATTACGAGCCGGGAACGGCCACGGACTTCTATGAAGGGCAGCCGCCGCACGGGGCGGTGCTGCGCACCTTCACGAACGCGGTGGCCTACGACGCGGTGCAGGCCGAGGTCGGGGCGTTCCCGCCAGGGTCCGTGATCGTGAAGGAGAACCGTACCGCGGAGCGGGATCTGGACTCCGTGACCGTGATGGTCAAGGTGCCGGGGTTTAACCCGGAGGCGAACGACTGGTTCTGGGCGAAGTACGGGGCCGACGGCGCGGTGCAAGCGGCCGGGAAGGTCGAGGGGTGCATCGGGTGCCACAGCCAGGCTAAGGACAACGACTTCGTCTTTAACGCCACGGTGAACCCCCAGGCGCGGCGGTAGCGCGCGGCTAGATCTTAGTCCGTGGGGCGCAAGGGTATAAACTGGGAGGGATGAGCGGGGTTTTATACGCCATTGGCCAGACACCGATCGTACCGCTTGCGCGGCTGAGCCCACCGGGGCGTATGGTTTACGCGAAGCTCGAGTGGCATAACCCGGGCGGGTCGGTCAAGGACCGGCCCGCCCTGTACATGCTGCGGACCGCCTTGGAGGACGGTCGACTACGCCCGGGCGGGCTCGTGGTGGAGCCCACGGCGGGCAACACCGGGATCGGGCTGGCCTTGGTAGGGCGGGCGCTCGGCCTCGAGGTGGTCTGCGTGATGCCCGCGCGGTTCAGCCCGGCGAAGAAAGCGCTGATGGAGGCGTACGGGGCCACGGTCGTGACGACCCCCGCCGAGGGCGGGATGGAAGCGGCGATCGCCAAAGCGCGGGAGATCGCCGCGGTTGAGGGCGGGTTCGTGCCCAACCAGTTCCGCAACCCGGCGAACGTGCAGGCGCACTACGAGACGACCGGGCCGGAGTTCTACCGCCAGCTGGAGGGGCGGATCGACGCGGTGGTCCTCGGGGGCGGCTCGATGGGTACCTTCACCGGGGTTGTGCGCTACTTGAAGGAGCGCCTGCCGCGCCTCAAGGCCTACCTGGTGCAGCCCGAGGGGTCGTACCTCGTCGGCGAGTGCGGTCCGCACAAGGTCGAGGGGATTGGGGCCGACTCTCCCGAGACGACCGCGCTGCTCGACTGCGCTTTGGTGGACGGCGTGTGGAAGGTAACGGACCGGGAAGCACACGCGATGCTGCAGCGGTTAGGGCGGGAAGAGGGGGTGTTGCCCGGAGGCTCCGGCGCGGCCGCGGCGGTCGTGGCGCTTGCCGTGGCCGCGCAGCTCCCCGAAGGCGCGCGGGTCGCGACGCTGTTCCCGGACCACGCTGAGCGGTATCTTGTGCAGGGAATCTTGGGGAGGTTTGAGGAATGGAAGAAACCCTAGGCTTTGCGACACTGGCAGTGCACGCCGGTCAGGAACCGGACCCCGAGACCGGCGCGGTCATTCCGCCCATCCACCTCAGCTCCACCTTCCAGCAGCCCGCACCCGGCGAGCCCCGGCGCTACGAGTACAGCCGCACGCAAAACCCCACGCGTGAGGCCCTCGAGGCCCAGATCGCGGCCCTCGAGGGCGCGCGTTGGGGGTTGGCGTTTGCGAGCGGGATGGCCGCGGTGGACGCGGTGGCGCACCTGCTGCGCCCGGGGGACCGCGTGGTCTTGATGAACGACGTGTACGGCGGCA
This region of Marinithermus hydrothermalis DSM 14884 genomic DNA includes:
- a CDS encoding AAA family ATPase, whose product is MIQSWYERVRHNVAKVIVGNAEPVRLILGALLAGGHVLIEDVPGTGKTTLARAVARSLGLPFRRVQFTPDLLPSDLTGVNVYREGRFHFQPGPVFTSVLLADEINRATPKTQSALLEAMAEFQVTVDGETRPLPRPFVVLATQNPVEMDGTYRLPEAQLDRFLVRVALGYPELEEEVEMLLRMREHHALQDLHPVSSPEEVLEAQAAVRQVRVDPEIARYIVNLVRRTRVAEGVTLGASPRAALALQHLAMALAAIEGRTFVLPDDVKAAFLPVMGHRVLLEPEARLEGVTVEAVLQSVLAAVPVPVERT
- a CDS encoding DUF58 domain-containing protein; the encoded protein is MLWVSLLLFAFLLLLPSRVRVQGRVTARREETFPGRPGTARLALELMAPVPVYYRVECAGVAALGLLPRQYLGFGMGRVRLVEELTLSPRRRGAHALPRVRVFVRDVFGVWEREVPTAVIQGQVRVYPRVYPVPRPDLALTLLAEGPEVRGVGLEDPTQFRGVRPYAPGDPVRHVHWRATARAGTLMVREFGRVRATGIWVHLDTSGTGAVYLDHAAELAASLLVRANEERLLVALSAPGGMVPLARGDEAVRRALGVLAELEAEAAPRPVPIPPPGVNLVILTQHAPVAVVDGALKARSRAARVHLIALPEGFYLRPGERGRPLFGKPDAVLRLLKKRAVLEQEGVFVHLLRGDDALARLSG
- a CDS encoding thioredoxin family protein, giving the protein MLEYKRLEIGDPLVDAELKDPEGRAYRLSEFKEPLLAVIFMCNHCPYVVGSVGRMVDLARRYAGRVAFIGINANDYTRYPDDSPEGMKRFAAEHGIPFPYVLDETQKVAKAYGALRTPEVFLFDEQRTLRYHGRIDDSPRDATRVTERNLEDAIQALLAGREPPKARAEAVGCTIKWRPGNEPEVRIGK
- a CDS encoding YbjN domain-containing protein, with the translated sequence MSDPETIDRFFTRYGWRVERLSDEVWRTAFRGDVAVYPLFVKLTPEFVYLTIVPFVVAPRAEARERVYWALLRFNREMALAKFALDEDGDVLLTVELSTTGLDYPLFEEALTFLTHYADLAYREVLNLAQDPTSRSRFDDGGDEGSLQA
- a CDS encoding gamma carbonic anhydrase family protein, producing MSIWRFEDHEPRIHPTAFIAPGAHVVGAVTVEEGASIWFGAVVRADLERVHIGPGCNVQDGAVLHADPGEPCVLERDVTVGHRAVVHGAHVAEGALIGIGAVVLNRARIGEGAVVAAGAVVPPGAEIPPGMLALGVPAKPVRPVDPPTNAPRYRALAARYLEGLTPLPYTPRLNRRYLLTLRGEDALNPFTDLAQRLKRENAEALRLLSALAKGLTPLQAAKELSLDEVALEPALDFLLKEALVR
- a CDS encoding NUDIX hydrolase, coding for MQGQPKPVPGAGGVVFNPQGEVLLIRDANGYWVFPKGHLEPGETPEAAAVREVREETGIEARIVHPLSSTRYINARGVPREIRWFLMRGAGRVRMEAGLNGCGFFPPDEARRMLAFPEDVRLLEEALEHLAL
- a CDS encoding DUF1028 domain-containing protein — its product is MGPVSTFSLVARDPETGDLGVAVASKFLAVGAVVPYAKAGVGAVATQSYANTSFGPKALAILEAGGSPEACLEAFRRTDPELPLRQFGIVAASGESLTFTGEGCHPWAGGEAGENYAAQGNLLTGPEVVQAMVEAFKHHATLPFPERLVKALLAGDRAGGDKRGRQSAALLVVGEGKGYGGLSDRWIDLRVDDHPDPVAELERLLSVHRLLFTRPESRRPLQEAEIRWLQALLKREGYYTGPVTGAWDEATEAAFRALIGVENLEERYAGGAEIDDGTLTYLRQKYT
- a CDS encoding cytochrome P460 family protein, with protein sequence MEENRSGWVWIVIAGVGVLGAVLLFNISASLQRTATEVKALSEQVANLEASIGQVRTDLERLQAQASGVGDGIGAQVEPQEMAARVWRLIQSQNYAFSWHYEPGTATDFYEGQPPHGAVLRTFTNAVAYDAVQAEVGAFPPGSVIVKENRTAERDLDSVTVMVKVPGFNPEANDWFWAKYGADGAVQAAGKVEGCIGCHSQAKDNDFVFNATVNPQARR
- a CDS encoding PLP-dependent cysteine synthase family protein — protein: MSGVLYAIGQTPIVPLARLSPPGRMVYAKLEWHNPGGSVKDRPALYMLRTALEDGRLRPGGLVVEPTAGNTGIGLALVGRALGLEVVCVMPARFSPAKKALMEAYGATVVTTPAEGGMEAAIAKAREIAAVEGGFVPNQFRNPANVQAHYETTGPEFYRQLEGRIDAVVLGGGSMGTFTGVVRYLKERLPRLKAYLVQPEGSYLVGECGPHKVEGIGADSPETTALLDCALVDGVWKVTDREAHAMLQRLGREEGVLPGGSGAAAAVVALAVAAQLPEGARVATLFPDHAERYLVQGILGRFEEWKKP